The following proteins are encoded in a genomic region of Palaemon carinicauda isolate YSFRI2023 chromosome 19, ASM3689809v2, whole genome shotgun sequence:
- the LOC137658733 gene encoding Kruppel-like factor 18 codes for MHSTENKTLGRGEGMHSTENKTLGRGEGMHSTENKTLGRGEGMHSTENKTLGRGEGTPSTENKTLGGGEGMHSTENKTLGRGEGMHSTENKTLGRGEGTPSTENKTLGRGEGMHSTENKTLGRGEGTPSTENKTLGRGEGTPSTENKTLGRGEGMHSTENKTLGRGEGTPSTENKTLGGGEGMHSTENKTLRRGEGMHSTECSSRYM; via the coding sequence ATGCACTCCACTGAGAATAAGACTTTagggcgtggcgaaggcatgcatTCCACTGAGAATAAGACTTTagggcgtggcgaaggcatgcactCCACTGAGAATAAGACTTTagggcgtggcgaaggcatgcactCCACTGAGAATAAGACTTTAGGGCGTGGCGAAGGCACGCCCTCCACTGAGAATAAGACTTTAGGGGGTGGCGAAGGCATGCACTCCACTGAGAATAAGACTTTagggcgtggcgaaggcatgcactCCACTGAGAATAAGACTTTAGGGCGTGGCGAAGGCACGCCCTCCACTGAGAATAAGACTTTagggcgtggcgaaggcatgcactCCACTGAGAATAAGACTTTAGGGCGTGGCGAAGGCACGCCCTCCACTGAGAATAAGACTTTAGGGCGTGGCGAAGGCACTCCCTCCACTGAGAACAAGACTTTagggcgtggcgaaggcatgcactCCACTGAGAATAAGACTTTAGGGCGTGGCGAAGGCACGCCCTCCACTGAGAATAAGACTTTAGGGGGTGGCGAAGGCATGCACTCCACTGAGAATAAGACTTTacggcgtggcgaaggcatgcactccactgagtgctcctctagataTATGTGA